In Camelina sativa cultivar DH55 chromosome 17, Cs, whole genome shotgun sequence, the genomic stretch GTTAACCTTCTATTTaacttacaaaagaaaattaaggttttttgtgagttaaattatatttgtgcGGAGTGTTGATCGATCGTTGAGTATTGGAACGtcataagttttaattttatggccaacaaaatttttttgactaCAATTTAAGATAATGGAAATGAACGTTGAccttttattttggttgtaaaTGTGAATTAAGGATGACTCGATTGAGAGAGCAAAGTTGACTTATGGAAATCAATTGAATGTAAACTTGGGAGCAAAGCATGGATGGACAAATGACACTTAGCGAGCGAAACTGACGGATCTGGTCCATATTAGCCGACCAATTATATACTGTATTGTCTCGTAATCAAATTTATCAAAACCAAAAGTTATATGTATTAAACCGGTCTAGAGGCTTTCGAGGATCACATTTAGGGGGAAAATTCTCTTTCGATCTACTCGGTGTTTTATTGAACTTTGTTAAACTTCCCAATTTTGTTATCACAAGATTTAAGAGCGGCATTAAAGTGAATGTGCAAGCCTGTGATAGAACTGGCCTTGCATAATTGCATTTTGGTTCATGTATCTTCATTAAAGTTCTCGTAGggctttttctctttttcattcaAAACTCAGAAATTAAGAAGAGTAAATAAGTCAAATACAACTCGTATATAATATTGGATATATGTATTTGTTATCATGTTTCGTACGTGTAATGGCATTGTGTGCCTGTATATGTACCCCGTTCCCTCACCTGTTTATAATAACGCATTTGATTAAGTTAAAAACCACCATGGGGGTTCAGGAGTCATTATTTTGCCAATTTTTCGTAATTACGAAACAATATGCACAAACAAATTAGAGATTCTTTTTATATTTGCTTGAACCGAATttaagaaacagagcaacaatgtcttaaaaaacaaaaccctagaattATAAAGATACATAATAAACAGAGgacaagaagaaacagagcaacatcgtctttaaaatcaaaaccatagAATTATCCATGATAAACAGAGCACAAGAAGAAACATGGCAGAGTGAAAAGAACAACGATGatagaaaccctaattcaataacGTTATTGTTGCCTTCTTGCAGAAGAAACCCAGTCACCGTTAACCCATTCGAGATGCCTTCTCAGACGGTAAAgtgggtacttgagctcctcgcCGGTCGTCTCAAAGTAAATGGAGTACAAGTCGCTTCTCCCACCGGTGACCTCTCCGACCCACCACCCGTCTTTGTCGAAAGCATCGACCTTTTCGTGGCGGTGAAACACTACGGGAAGAGATTTGGGAGGCATCGGACGGAGTTCGTCGGCTGAGATGATTTCGATTAACCGATGAGATTCGTCCTCCTCCGACACGAGATTCTTGTACTTAACTTTGTAGCaggatccggatccggatcccTCGGGAGTCTTCGACAATACCGTGGCGCTGAAGTAAGACCCCAAGAAACCGTCTTCTTTGCTGCAGACTTCAACTTGATCTCCTTTCACGAACTCCATTGTTAACTGTTAAGGGTTTCAGTAtgatccaaactttttttttctttctaattttcttgatttcagtATACGAAGAGAATGATTTGGTGTATTTTATAAgagttttgtttcctttttgttttttcgtttttacttttttaaatcTTGCCTTTTTTGTCCGGATTGTTGTTATCtacttatcttttttctttttccttttcctttattGAATGGGAAATAGATCATATCATATAAGTAAATTCATATGATTAACCAATGAGGACATGCAGCTTACTAAATTCAACTCATAACTACTACCGAGTGGGGAATAGTATATGTAACAACGATAACAACCTAATTTGTTTTTCACTGTGAATCTAATCATTAAGTATCATTGCATTGGTCACTATCTATCTCAGACCCAAATATATCTGGTTATCATGGGTCTCATCACAGCGACTGGTTTGAATTTGAGTTTCAATATGGGCCGCATTTTCAACTTTAAGTTTCTTACTCTTAACTCTCACATGCCATTGACTACAATTTCAAATATGGGCCGC encodes the following:
- the LOC104754792 gene encoding DUF724 domain-containing protein 3-like, which gives rise to MEFVKGDQVEVCSKEDGFLGSYFSATVLSKTPEGSGSGSCYKVKYKNLVSEEDESHRLIEIISADELRPMPPKSLPVVFHRHEKVDAFDKDGWWVGEVTGGRSDLYSIYFETTGEELKYPLYRLRRHLEWVNGDWVSSARRQQ